Proteins from a single region of Pseudopedobacter saltans DSM 12145:
- a CDS encoding DCC1-like thiol-disulfide oxidoreductase family protein, protein MKTLKNHLILFDAECPMCRLYTQTFVDSGMLDKDGRTAYQDVSEQMCPMLDRQRAVNEIALINQETGEVTYGVESLFKVFATSYPFFKGLFTFKPFVWIMKKCYAFISFNRRVIVPAAVEANAYQLQPAFKLKYRVAYLLVTWILTAAILTAYVPLLNELLPKGGTYREYLICGIQLIFQGFVINGIDSNKFWAYLGNMMTISFVGALLLLPALLIAQFVSIAPIFYMLWFMGIVGLMLLEHMRRCKILQLGWLPTATWILYRVLVLLFIFNQLI, encoded by the coding sequence ATGAAAACGCTTAAAAATCATCTTATCCTTTTTGATGCGGAATGCCCCATGTGTCGTCTGTATACACAAACATTTGTAGATAGTGGTATGCTGGACAAGGATGGAAGAACGGCTTATCAGGATGTTTCAGAACAAATGTGTCCCATGCTGGACCGACAGCGGGCAGTCAATGAAATAGCATTGATCAACCAGGAAACAGGAGAGGTAACTTATGGGGTTGAAAGCCTTTTTAAGGTATTTGCTACTTCCTATCCTTTCTTTAAAGGGCTGTTTACATTTAAACCTTTTGTTTGGATAATGAAAAAATGTTATGCTTTCATTTCATTTAATCGACGGGTTATTGTACCCGCTGCTGTCGAAGCAAACGCCTATCAATTGCAGCCCGCTTTTAAATTAAAATATAGGGTAGCATATCTGTTGGTGACCTGGATACTTACCGCGGCAATACTTACGGCTTATGTGCCATTGTTAAACGAACTATTGCCTAAAGGGGGGACATATAGGGAATATCTGATTTGCGGAATACAGCTAATTTTTCAGGGTTTTGTAATCAACGGTATCGACAGCAATAAATTTTGGGCTTATTTGGGAAATATGATGACTATTTCTTTTGTGGGAGCTCTTCTTTTACTTCCCGCATTGCTTATAGCACAGTTCGTTAGTATAGCACCAATTTTTTATATGCTATGGTTCATGGGAATTGTAGGGTTGATGCTATTGGAACATATGCGCCGGTGTAAAATATTGCAGCTAGGATGGCTTCCAACGGCGACCTGGATATTGTACCGTGTTTTGGTTCTGTTATTCATTTTTAACCAACTGATATGA
- a CDS encoding GbsR/MarR family transcriptional regulator — MELEEAKRKFIEAWGKLGSEWGINRTMAQVHALLLISPEALTTEEIMETLSISRGNANMTLRDLMGWGLVEKQHKAGERKEYFYADKDTWNIARQVAKERRKRELDPVLKILDELSKVEGDKNNPEYKVFNKSVTDINKLAKNVDKTLDTMLKAEENWFWGSIFKIFK; from the coding sequence ATGGAACTGGAAGAAGCAAAAAGAAAATTCATCGAAGCATGGGGCAAACTAGGCTCAGAGTGGGGGATAAACCGAACCATGGCGCAGGTCCATGCCTTATTGCTGATATCGCCTGAGGCTTTAACTACTGAAGAGATTATGGAAACCTTAAGTATCTCCAGAGGGAATGCCAACATGACGCTAAGAGACCTGATGGGATGGGGATTGGTAGAAAAACAGCATAAAGCAGGAGAGCGAAAGGAATACTTTTATGCAGATAAAGATACCTGGAATATTGCCCGCCAGGTTGCCAAAGAGCGCAGGAAAAGAGAACTCGATCCGGTATTGAAGATTCTGGATGAATTATCCAAAGTAGAAGGAGATAAGAATAATCCAGAATATAAGGTATTTAATAAATCTGTTACCGATATCAATAAGTTGGCGAAAAATGTTGACAAGACATTAGATACTATGTTAAAAGCAGAAGAGAACTGGTTTTGGGGCTCAATTTTTAAAATATTCAAATAG
- a CDS encoding sensor histidine kinase has translation MPKLNFNIFSYSSLKSENSFWKELIGSSSEFSMESRIFHSISICFILLASVYAPYNLYAGLYVGSVSAVIIALFLLHQYYYSRFHGKKHSNLFFGLLGVFIFGINYFSNSGINGSTDLIWPVYLLLLFAISPYQQHFKWLVIYLVAFLLLHALEFYYPSLVQYPFSPGKGQFIDRITAFPMPVIGIYIIIRYIRRSYDKERKIVEEKTIAIEKSKEQITLHRNQLEQSNTKKNKLMSIISHDIRTPLLNIQSYLELLHNQDLNGEERIMVEENLLKSTNSTLEMLSNMLYWSKSQMEGAQVKLVSANLFSVLEGTLEMQAIQAGKKNISLRYDIPNDIIVRADVDMLQLVIRNLISNAIKFTADGGRISVNTSLESEQMCKITVSDNGRGIPKEMQENVFSIKSEATSGTNNEKGVGLGLALCREFIEKQGGRIGFESTEGVGSSFFVFVLS, from the coding sequence ATGCCAAAACTGAATTTCAACATCTTTAGCTATTCCTCGTTAAAAAGCGAAAATAGTTTTTGGAAAGAGCTCATAGGAAGTTCTTCGGAATTTTCTATGGAAAGTAGGATTTTTCATTCTATCAGTATTTGTTTCATCTTACTCGCCAGTGTATATGCGCCATATAATTTATATGCCGGACTTTATGTGGGCTCGGTATCAGCAGTAATTATTGCTTTGTTCTTACTGCATCAATACTATTATTCCAGATTCCATGGTAAAAAACATAGTAATTTGTTTTTCGGACTACTGGGAGTGTTTATTTTTGGTATTAATTACTTTTCGAATTCGGGCATAAATGGCTCTACCGATCTGATCTGGCCCGTCTATTTATTATTGCTGTTCGCTATTTCTCCATACCAACAACATTTCAAGTGGTTAGTGATCTATTTAGTGGCTTTCCTGTTATTACATGCGCTGGAATTTTACTATCCGTCACTAGTGCAATATCCTTTTAGCCCAGGAAAGGGTCAGTTTATTGACCGCATTACAGCGTTTCCTATGCCGGTTATCGGTATTTATATTATTATCAGATATATCCGCAGAAGTTATGATAAAGAGAGGAAAATAGTAGAGGAGAAGACTATTGCCATAGAGAAGAGTAAAGAGCAAATTACGTTACATAGGAATCAGCTGGAGCAAAGTAATACCAAGAAAAATAAGCTGATGTCTATTATTTCGCATGATATCCGAACTCCTTTGTTAAATATTCAAAGCTATCTTGAGCTACTTCACAACCAGGATCTTAACGGTGAAGAGCGAATTATGGTCGAGGAAAATTTGCTGAAGTCTACCAACAGCACATTGGAAATGTTGTCTAACATGTTATACTGGTCCAAATCGCAGATGGAAGGTGCTCAGGTGAAGTTGGTAAGTGCTAATCTTTTTTCTGTGCTGGAAGGGACTTTGGAAATGCAGGCTATTCAGGCGGGGAAGAAAAATATATCACTACGGTATGACATTCCTAATGATATTATTGTAAGGGCAGATGTGGATATGTTGCAATTGGTGATCCGCAATTTAATTAGTAATGCCATAAAGTTTACGGCCGATGGAGGCCGTATTTCTGTTAATACCAGTCTGGAGTCTGAGCAGATGTGTAAAATCACTGTCAGTGATAATGGAAGAGGCATTCCAAAGGAAATGCAGGAGAATGTATTTTCTATAAAATCGGAAGCTACTTCCGGAACCAATAACGAAAAAGGTGTGGGTTTGGGACTGGCACTGTGCAGGGAGTTTATTGAAAAACAGGGTGGGAGAATAGGGTTTGAAAGTACTGAAGGTGTGGGATCGAGTTTTTTTGTGTTTGTTCTGTCTTAA
- a CDS encoding membrane lipoprotein lipid attachment site-containing protein — translation MKKICLIAVIALALGACNSNNNRGKSQDTIPERNDYPGTDRSNTDQMHTDSMGRDSMGRGTSDTVNTGYGR, via the coding sequence ATGAAAAAAATATGTTTAATTGCCGTAATTGCCCTGGCACTAGGTGCATGCAATTCGAACAATAACAGAGGGAAGTCTCAGGATACCATACCGGAAAGAAATGATTATCCGGGAACGGACCGATCTAATACTGATCAAATGCATACCGATTCTATGGGACGTGATTCTATGGGTAGAGGGACAAGTGATACTGTAAACACAGGATACGGTAGATAG
- a CDS encoding ferritin-like domain-containing protein → MKKTRETENMPNAHLHDLMVDELRDILGAEKQLLKGLKKMSSEAENEELKQAFQEHLKQTEGHIERLKQAFDHLGIRPRSKTCKAMEGLLNEAEEIISDFDDNPAKDAALICAAQKIEHYEIASYGSLATYAELMQHDEVAELLKETLSEEKDTDSKLTEIAMNSANVEQTAS, encoded by the coding sequence ATGAAAAAGACAAGAGAAACGGAGAACATGCCTAATGCGCATTTACATGATTTAATGGTTGACGAATTGAGAGACATTCTGGGAGCCGAAAAACAATTATTAAAAGGATTAAAGAAAATGAGCTCCGAAGCAGAAAACGAAGAGCTTAAACAGGCTTTCCAGGAACACTTAAAACAAACAGAAGGCCATATAGAAAGATTAAAACAAGCATTCGACCATTTGGGTATCAGACCAAGATCCAAAACCTGCAAAGCAATGGAAGGTCTGTTAAACGAAGCAGAAGAAATTATTAGCGACTTCGACGACAATCCTGCAAAAGACGCCGCATTAATATGTGCCGCACAAAAGATAGAGCATTACGAAATTGCGTCTTACGGTTCATTGGCGACCTATGCAGAGCTCATGCAACATGATGAAGTTGCAGAACTTTTGAAAGAAACCCTGTCAGAAGAGAAAGACACCGATTCTAAACTGACTGAGATCGCCATGAATTCCGCTAACGTAGAACAAACGGCATCTTAA
- a CDS encoding MFS transporter: MKPQIHIENKDIERSLKLIIIDGVTSEIVVCLTSGTFLVAIALLLGASNFQIGLLAAFPSLTNLAQIISIILMRRFPNRKSITTISLIFARTPLVIIGALLLQFGISIYFLMTMMFLHYFFSSVGGASWNSWIKDLVPENRLGQYFSQRSRYMQIINICLSLLVAVMVDYFTTQRTNELDRLYAVYFVIAGCAGLIGTFFLSRATEPQSYLSKGSFFDLFMMPLQNRNFRNMLWFNGAWVFAVNIAVPFFTVFMLESLQIPMTYIIALAIISQVFSVLTVQLWGKLSDRYSNKSIIYLSAPIYIVCILAWIFVGIYSRWYINMALLVGIHMFTGIATAGVNLALTNIGLKLAPKTDAVVYLSIKNIATSIFSSISPLIGGMLADYFKDKQLKITFEWTSPGLNKILKLIHLHEWNFLFLIGALMALISLRLLGQVQEQGEVGHSVVKRIMKTRFKSDLKESFIIGNIVVWHSMLKAILRRKRAGELESKE, from the coding sequence ATGAAACCACAGATACATATCGAAAATAAGGATATAGAAAGAAGCCTTAAGCTGATTATAATAGACGGGGTTACATCAGAAATTGTTGTATGTCTTACCAGTGGAACATTCCTGGTGGCAATAGCCCTGCTTCTGGGCGCTTCCAATTTTCAGATAGGTCTGTTAGCCGCCTTTCCCTCACTAACCAATCTGGCACAAATAATATCCATTATATTGATGCGGAGATTTCCAAACCGGAAAAGCATTACCACCATATCATTAATTTTTGCCCGTACACCTTTAGTCATCATCGGAGCCCTCCTATTGCAATTTGGGATTTCAATCTACTTTTTGATGACTATGATGTTTCTGCATTACTTTTTTAGCTCGGTGGGCGGAGCAAGCTGGAACTCGTGGATAAAAGATCTTGTTCCCGAAAACAGGCTCGGACAATATTTCTCCCAAAGAAGCCGCTATATGCAGATCATCAATATCTGTCTGAGCCTTTTAGTAGCGGTAATGGTGGACTATTTCACTACCCAACGCACAAATGAGCTCGACAGACTATACGCCGTCTATTTTGTGATAGCAGGATGTGCAGGTTTAATAGGCACCTTCTTCTTATCCAGGGCAACGGAGCCACAATCCTATCTGTCTAAAGGGAGTTTCTTCGACCTGTTTATGATGCCGCTTCAGAACAGGAACTTCAGAAACATGCTTTGGTTTAACGGAGCCTGGGTATTCGCTGTCAATATTGCCGTACCATTCTTTACGGTTTTTATGCTGGAAAGTCTGCAGATTCCCATGACCTATATCATAGCTTTAGCCATTATCAGCCAGGTATTCAGCGTACTTACCGTACAGCTCTGGGGCAAGCTATCCGACCGGTATAGCAATAAAAGTATCATCTACCTTAGCGCACCAATATATATAGTTTGCATACTTGCCTGGATTTTCGTAGGAATATACTCCAGATGGTATATAAATATGGCACTGCTTGTAGGAATCCATATGTTTACCGGAATAGCCACCGCCGGTGTAAACCTTGCCCTCACCAATATCGGGCTTAAACTTGCTCCTAAAACGGACGCCGTAGTTTACCTTTCCATAAAAAACATCGCAACATCCATCTTTTCCTCCATTTCTCCACTTATAGGAGGTATGCTGGCCGACTATTTCAAAGACAAGCAGCTTAAGATTACATTCGAGTGGACAAGCCCCGGCCTCAACAAAATACTCAAACTCATTCACCTGCATGAATGGAACTTCCTTTTCCTGATCGGCGCTCTTATGGCCTTAATCTCCCTCCGTCTTTTAGGACAAGTACAGGAACAAGGTGAAGTAGGCCATTCGGTAGTTAAACGCATCATGAAAACCCGCTTCAAAAGCGACTTAAAAGAAAGCTTCATTATAGGAAATATCGTTGTATGGCACAGTATGCTCAAAGCGATTTTAAGAAGAAAGAGAGCCGGGGAATTGGAAAGTAAAGAGTAA
- a CDS encoding winged helix-turn-helix transcriptional regulator — MRKKQNINNSAVCQVRITGIKDTMELLSGKWKFHILGTLILGGKMRFMDLMREVDGIAAKMLSKELQDMEMNQLVRRTVLDTKPITVEYEVTEYGRTLEPIIEEIAKWGISYRNALVGKKIEGGE; from the coding sequence GTGAGAAAAAAGCAGAATATAAATAACTCCGCTGTCTGTCAGGTACGGATTACAGGTATCAAAGACACCATGGAGCTTTTATCAGGAAAATGGAAATTTCATATTCTGGGGACGCTTATTTTGGGTGGTAAAATGCGTTTTATGGATCTGATGCGTGAAGTAGATGGTATTGCGGCTAAAATGTTGTCCAAAGAATTGCAGGATATGGAAATGAATCAGCTCGTCCGCCGTACGGTTCTTGATACGAAACCTATTACAGTAGAATACGAGGTTACAGAATACGGCCGTACTTTGGAACCTATTATTGAAGAAATTGCGAAATGGGGAATTTCTTACAGGAATGCGTTGGTGGGAAAGAAAATTGAGGGTGGCGAGTAG
- a CDS encoding DoxX family protein — MKTHHILFWSATGLFVAFMLFSGYSYLTSEEMKGAFTFLGFPDFFRVELAIAKILGALALILPFVPKPLKIAAYVGFAINLVSAIVAHVAKDYHSYGFIVFAIATLSLSYYSYVKLQPEVIKK; from the coding sequence ATGAAAACACATCACATCTTATTTTGGAGCGCAACCGGATTATTTGTCGCTTTTATGCTTTTTAGCGGTTACAGTTACCTTACTTCAGAAGAAATGAAAGGTGCATTTACTTTTTTGGGATTCCCTGACTTTTTCAGAGTAGAACTTGCTATCGCTAAAATTTTAGGAGCTTTGGCACTCATTCTTCCTTTTGTACCTAAGCCATTGAAAATTGCTGCTTATGTGGGATTTGCTATCAATTTAGTTTCTGCTATTGTAGCGCATGTGGCGAAAGACTACCATTCTTATGGGTTCATTGTTTTTGCTATAGCCACCTTAAGCCTATCCTATTATTCATACGTTAAATTACAACCCGAAGTCATTAAAAAATAA
- a CDS encoding ClpXP adapter SpxH family protein: protein MSNEIIKTNPLLCDPETGICEIPGFGEQEISAGNAQSNEKPVKVVYFTDPICSSCWGIEPQLRKLKLEYGNNIEIEYRMGGLLPDWSYSGGGISKPSDVAHHWDEASEYYDMPIDGDVWLEDPLNSSYPPSIAFKAAQLQDQDKAILFLREIKEMVFLEKKNISKWEHLETAAQKVGLDVEKLKSDFEGEAKALFNGDLKIAREYGVRGFPTLFFEGSNGNREMVYGSKPYPFYETAILKLAPNLSKSEYDKNWESLFSKHTSFTAKEFTELSGIRRSESEEILDKLVSEGKLEKLNTKNGALWMSR from the coding sequence ATGTCGAACGAAATCATAAAAACCAATCCTTTATTGTGCGACCCGGAAACAGGTATATGTGAAATACCGGGTTTCGGAGAGCAAGAAATAAGCGCTGGTAATGCTCAGTCAAATGAAAAACCAGTTAAGGTGGTTTACTTTACCGACCCCATCTGTTCTTCCTGCTGGGGAATCGAGCCTCAGCTACGAAAACTAAAATTGGAATACGGCAATAATATAGAAATCGAATACCGGATGGGTGGCTTATTACCGGACTGGAGCTATAGTGGCGGCGGTATTAGTAAACCGTCTGACGTTGCCCACCATTGGGACGAAGCAAGCGAATATTACGATATGCCGATTGATGGCGATGTTTGGCTGGAAGATCCGCTGAACTCTTCTTACCCACCTTCTATTGCATTTAAAGCAGCTCAGTTGCAGGATCAGGATAAAGCTATCTTATTTTTAAGGGAGATCAAAGAAATGGTTTTCTTAGAGAAAAAGAACATTAGCAAGTGGGAACACCTGGAAACAGCAGCTCAAAAAGTGGGTTTAGATGTAGAAAAATTAAAATCAGATTTCGAAGGCGAGGCAAAAGCACTCTTTAATGGAGATTTAAAGATAGCCAGAGAATATGGAGTAAGGGGTTTTCCTACCCTATTTTTTGAAGGTAGCAACGGCAACAGAGAAATGGTTTACGGTTCTAAACCCTATCCATTCTATGAAACCGCTATTTTAAAATTAGCTCCAAACCTATCAAAGTCAGAATACGACAAAAATTGGGAATCCTTATTCTCAAAACATACTTCATTTACAGCGAAGGAATTTACAGAACTATCCGGTATCAGAAGATCTGAAAGTGAGGAAATTCTGGATAAACTTGTTTCTGAAGGTAAATTGGAAAAGCTTAATACCAAAAATGGTGCGTTGTGGATGAGCAGATAG
- a CDS encoding SIR2 family protein has product MEHFLEIDSRFEHFLNTELFPSIFKGEIILFLGAGSSVTEKKFLGIDTVKFYQDKLGIDAETTDLLEFMDLVSAMPNFNREDFDNYIVDVLSKYIPKESHKIIASLNWNQIITTNVDLMIEKAFDLIENTVEQHKTLKIIRNVSDFHQINGNGFVKYIKLNGCIKDKSKYPLVFSTKDFGHSRQYHKMILKSLSNMSFDVKFLSVGYSFVDPFSKYLIKYFDSFNFRNKKPIYCVDPYIQETRLPSLKESGIVVLKITSEELFKLYKEWENKHSNELAKRKNINFKNIENNKLQLSGRLKLQLGESVSQLTDDGAIKSFDAASFYKGEVPTYDVIRKNYDVVKENKIQFVKDELFNVISKNGNKLIPIFFLSGMFGTGKSTFLYRLLHSILHDSKFNSVAFEISELHKLRVQDLEELFSLTKAKNIFITCQEIELDSSFKEMMNLRNQLSVAQFTNFNVYFLVSIRENIYQKFLRNYKYSSIYEINIDGGLTRREAEDLINKLSEQSLIRFRDVGEKNILINKILNEYGGDTFISLISLISNSNFDEILYSAYEQLSKEAKEAFIYTSLLYQHKILMPSALLMKLVSKDWKSFEDDILRYDSKNILIQETKETDLFFRTKHSLLSKRLIEKVLRKNDEKFDKTRKIVAQLIENDENAKLFIDLIKSIRYDKAFDEEKIDKLFDVADQIFDTNPHFVIHYSINLQQRKTAYHMKKALSKLTHAEASLERRNHLLTHRRAVLNYQLAKITYKNEKILNKTYGYLEEARELFEIKRMEDPFSSYSYIDYINLELWVLNKIELDEKNLLLLHIRIQELFDIASRAVFENTDILIRLRAKYFTHLDVSMKTEDKTLLEYLDGLYDEEETRPYSLVLKYNYLLENNRLEDAEQIIPELEYYKFNDEVSKTLFTYYGRNLHISNYRSSFFSLIKSGYDFKNKDFLRLNFYSYIAESYNKNFKYSFENLEEIYQMGTILNPNLHEVWFDENGEDAVFTGIINSNKRGYVQIKVIELQQQFRLLKDSIKHFQPKVSEKYLIKLHFYIQGIRVELLEKI; this is encoded by the coding sequence ATGGAACATTTTTTAGAAATCGATAGTCGTTTCGAACATTTTTTAAATACAGAGTTATTTCCTTCAATATTTAAAGGTGAAATAATTCTCTTTTTGGGAGCTGGATCATCAGTTACAGAAAAAAAGTTTTTGGGAATAGACACTGTTAAATTTTATCAAGACAAGCTAGGTATTGATGCAGAAACAACAGATCTGTTGGAATTCATGGATTTGGTTTCTGCGATGCCAAATTTCAATAGAGAAGATTTTGATAACTATATAGTTGATGTATTATCAAAATATATTCCCAAGGAATCGCATAAAATCATCGCATCATTAAATTGGAATCAAATAATTACTACCAATGTGGATTTGATGATCGAAAAGGCGTTTGATTTAATCGAAAATACAGTAGAGCAACACAAAACGTTAAAAATTATTAGAAATGTATCAGATTTTCATCAAATTAACGGTAATGGATTTGTGAAATATATCAAATTAAATGGTTGTATAAAGGATAAGTCCAAATATCCTTTGGTATTTTCAACTAAGGATTTTGGGCATAGTAGGCAATATCACAAAATGATATTGAAATCGTTGAGTAATATGTCTTTTGATGTCAAGTTTCTAAGTGTAGGCTATTCATTTGTAGATCCATTCTCAAAATATTTAATTAAATATTTTGATTCATTCAACTTTAGAAACAAGAAACCTATTTATTGCGTAGATCCGTATATTCAAGAAACTAGGCTTCCTTCTTTGAAAGAAAGTGGGATTGTAGTGTTGAAGATTACTTCGGAAGAATTATTTAAGCTATACAAAGAATGGGAAAATAAGCATAGTAATGAGCTCGCTAAAAGGAAGAATATTAATTTTAAAAATATTGAGAATAATAAGTTGCAGCTGAGTGGTAGGTTGAAATTACAGTTGGGAGAAAGTGTTAGCCAACTTACGGATGACGGAGCTATTAAATCATTTGATGCAGCTTCCTTTTATAAAGGAGAAGTGCCTACTTATGATGTCATAAGGAAAAATTATGATGTTGTTAAAGAAAACAAAATACAATTTGTAAAAGATGAACTCTTCAATGTTATTTCTAAAAATGGAAATAAATTAATACCAATATTCTTTTTGTCAGGAATGTTTGGTACTGGAAAATCTACGTTCTTGTACAGGCTGTTACATTCAATTCTTCACGATTCAAAATTTAATTCGGTTGCTTTTGAAATTAGTGAATTACATAAACTAAGAGTACAAGATCTTGAAGAGTTATTTTCTCTAACTAAGGCAAAGAATATTTTTATAACATGTCAAGAAATAGAGTTAGATAGTTCATTTAAGGAAATGATGAATTTAAGAAATCAATTAAGTGTAGCTCAGTTTACAAATTTTAATGTGTATTTTCTTGTATCAATTAGAGAAAATATTTACCAGAAATTTCTTAGAAATTATAAGTATTCGAGTATTTATGAGATAAATATAGATGGTGGTCTGACAAGAAGAGAAGCAGAAGATTTAATAAACAAGCTAAGTGAGCAAAGTTTAATAAGATTTAGAGATGTTGGTGAAAAAAATATTCTAATAAACAAAATATTAAATGAGTATGGCGGAGATACTTTTATTTCTTTAATTTCCTTAATTTCTAATAGTAATTTCGATGAAATACTTTATAGTGCTTACGAGCAGTTAAGTAAAGAAGCCAAAGAAGCCTTCATTTATACATCTTTATTGTACCAGCATAAAATATTAATGCCCTCGGCTTTACTTATGAAACTGGTGTCAAAAGATTGGAAAAGCTTCGAAGATGATATTCTAAGATATGATTCGAAAAATATCTTGATTCAAGAAACAAAAGAAACAGATTTGTTTTTTAGGACAAAACACTCTTTATTATCTAAGCGTTTAATAGAGAAGGTACTAAGAAAGAATGATGAGAAGTTTGACAAAACTAGAAAAATTGTTGCCCAGCTTATTGAAAATGACGAAAATGCTAAATTATTTATAGACTTAATCAAATCTATAAGATATGATAAAGCATTTGATGAAGAAAAAATAGATAAACTTTTTGATGTTGCAGATCAAATTTTCGATACCAATCCACATTTCGTAATCCATTATTCTATAAATCTACAACAAAGGAAGACAGCTTATCACATGAAAAAAGCTCTTTCTAAATTAACACATGCTGAAGCATCGTTAGAAAGAAGAAATCATCTATTAACACATAGAAGAGCTGTTCTAAATTATCAACTAGCAAAAATTACCTATAAAAACGAAAAAATATTGAATAAAACTTATGGATACCTTGAGGAAGCAAGGGAACTTTTTGAGATAAAGAGAATGGAAGATCCATTTAGTTCTTATAGTTACATAGATTATATAAATCTCGAATTATGGGTTCTGAATAAGATAGAATTGGATGAAAAGAACCTCCTGTTATTACATATACGAATACAAGAATTATTTGACATTGCATCTAGGGCAGTATTCGAGAACACCGATATTTTAATCAGGTTGAGGGCAAAATACTTTACTCATCTAGACGTGAGTATGAAAACTGAAGATAAAACTCTTCTAGAATACTTAGATGGGTTGTATGATGAAGAAGAAACAAGACCCTATTCACTAGTATTGAAATATAACTATCTACTGGAAAATAATCGTTTAGAAGATGCGGAGCAAATTATTCCAGAGTTAGAATATTATAAGTTTAATGATGAAGTTTCTAAGACTTTATTTACTTATTATGGGCGTAATTTGCATATATCTAATTACAGAAGCAGTTTCTTTTCTTTAATTAAAAGCGGTTATGATTTTAAAAATAAAGATTTTTTGAGGCTGAACTTCTATTCATATATAGCTGAGTCATATAATAAGAATTTTAAATATTCTTTTGAAAATTTGGAAGAAATTTACCAAATGGGTACTATACTAAATCCAAATTTACATGAAGTATGGTTTGATGAAAATGGTGAAGATGCAGTGTTTACGGGAATTATAAATTCCAATAAAAGAGGATATGTTCAGATTAAGGTAATAGAATTGCAACAACAATTTAGGTTACTTAAAGATTCAATTAAACATTTTCAACCTAAAGTATCAGAAAAATATCTAATAAAATTACATTTTTATATACAAGGAATTAGAGTAGAATTGTTAGAGAAAATATAG